The DNA segment agaaacttttttttatttttttttttattcttaggGCCAGTAAAGAAATTAGCACACAAGGAAAAGATGCCAGgaagtatgtgtgtatataaacaCCCTATATATTGTGTTAGATTTGAATACGTATTATTTCATAATGTACTGAAAGTGCTCCTTTAATGATCAGACATTTGTCTCCATTATTTAGCAGTCCTCTATTTAATGCAGTGTTATTTTGGTGGTTGTTTTTGCCCAGTGATGTGACTAGCCATCTACTCACAGCTCTAAAAAAACACTACTTATTTAAACTGGCTCGAACTGCAGGATATTTTACCTGCATCTAATTTCCCACATGAAATCCATCAGTTCACTAATAGGGACTGTGGGCCCAGCTTGGAAGTCAATATTTGATTGTAGCCAGCACCCACTCCACTCCCTACCTCAGTCAGTGGTTAAAAGACACACATATCACAATGGCCGTACATGTATGCCAGAAGGGCTTTGAGAGTGTGTGGTAATTGCAGTGTTACTGATTGAGGGTCGGGCCGCCGCTAGCCAACGCAGGATCTTGTTTGCAGCAAGAATCGAAGGCCGGGTTGATAGGGTCACACAGGGAGCACTTCATTATCTCACCATGCGACTGCAGCCTTGCCTGCGCTTTCAGTGAGGTCACATTCATATCAACGCTACACACCTTTTCTGTCACttgcattttttcccccaactgTTCTATTGTGCAACAGATTTCCACCTCCCAGACTACATGTACCttagctgctgctgacagcatTAAGTGAACACGGGGGAAGCTTCTGATTTATTTACTGACATAACCTGTGATAAGTCACTGAAGCGTCTCGCTCAACTTGTGACTAGGAATTAATAAGGACCACTGTCTGACTATGAATAAAACACGCACAAAGACATATAAAATACATCTCTCACATTGCAGACTCTTGTCACCAAGTtgagtgaaaatatatttatatttatagcTATAAACTGTTGAACAACATAATTTTAATTCAGCAATTTTATACTTGCAGCCTGGAAATGATAGGCTATTAATTTAAGGATCTACTAGATCTATTTTTCTTTCTAAATTGGAATATTTTGTATGATATTTCTTTACCCTTGAGGATATTTTTTGTCTATAAActacaaagacaaacagcaaGGAGTACGAAGCAGAATAAGTAGGCTGCCCAAATATGAACTGCACTCTGATGCCTCTTAAGAGCAGCAGACGGTGaaaattgtgtttgtgtcctcagTGTGCCATTTACGACTGcaacttgtttttttgtggatAAGGAAATATATGCCTTTTCCACAACTTCTGTGTGGTGAATGTTCTCCTCCACAATAAAAATACAGCCATCATTTTTGCATGAGATCTGACTTTGCATTTATATTGTAGAAGCAGGTGGAAAATATgacctttctcttttttttttgaacaatTTACAAAAGCAATTAACTGTGATTCccattttaaatgttatatCCATGCTTTATTGTTGACCCTGAAAGAAACAGCTACATACATAGATACATACATTGTATACATAAATAGAtacataaataattaatattcaaacagacacactgtgtcaGTGAAGTCCATAGATGCTGCATGTCTGACAGGTGTAGATGATCATATGTACAGCTGAGATCTACTACAGTTCATGTGGAGCTGGCAGGGAAGGAGGACTGTAGGCAGGCAGAGCTGCGTGGTTTTGGGCACTGTTAGCAGGAGGTGAAAGTTTTCCAGAAGAAGTTTTTACAGGGGGCTTTGCGGTCGCGCTGAGGCAGTGATAGCCTGTTGTAGACAGCCCTCTCCTCCAGACGAGACTCCAGCGGCTCCTCAAGGTCCACAGGTGCCGCTTCGCCCGGCAGCATGTTGGTGTCCAGAGCTCCATCCAACAAGCCGGACACCAGCTTCAGGATCAGCTCCTTGCGCTCTTTGCTCAActcctgacaaaaaaaaatcagacacatTTATTAGAATTTGAACATATTATAAAAGAAACTGGATCATGgaaatgtgaatgtgaaaattCTACATCTTACACTTATCTTACTGGGAAGCTCAAGACATAGATATTATTTTTACTTTCACATTTAAGATGCTATGAGTGACAGGATGAAATAAAGACTGTATAAACTTTCTATAAATGATCTTTTTAAAtagataaaattaaaaataccacAAGTTATTTACTTTAGTTTATTAAGCAATCTTGATTTTTTaataattctttaaaaaaatggaattattcaaacatttttccctcaaaaaatggaaaaatctaTCTTACAAAATATCCCAATTTCCCATGAACTACATGAGCAATAAAAATCTCCTCACCCTGTTCACGTGGATGGAGCTCCTGTCCTCCACAGGAAGCACGGCGGCTGCTCTAACGCTGAACAGAACCCCCATGAGAGCTGCTAACACCACCAGAAGCTGCATGCTGTGACAGGAGTGCAGGTGACGGACAAGAGCTACAGCCACAGGAGCAGGAGGCTCACAGAAATaggagtgtgtgagtgagtgtgtgtttgaaagagagggagaaagagagagggtcTGAGCAGCTCAGGGATCCAGAGGAGAGTGGTGGAGAAAGTGCAGTGCAGTTGGTGGCAGCTGGTCACAAGATGTGGAAACCACTGATGTTTCTTCTGCTCTACCTCCAAAGTCCCTCACTCTTTTATACGCCTCTACCCCTGTCTGTCACTGACGTACGGGGTGGTGGGTGTATGACGGAGGGTGGagggtgtatgtgtgagtgtgtttggggGGTGGGAGGATGTGTATGTGAGCATGGAAGAGGAGGGCAGATGAAGGGTTCAGGACAGAACAAATGAAACCGTAGAACACTTAACCTTTTTGACAAATTGGGAACATCTGCAGTGGGCGATGACATCACCGGGCTAAAACCAGGTTTTGACATCAACATGTAACTAATGTATTGACAGTTATGACAGACGATCTCAAACAAGACCTCTTCACGCAGGTGGACAGACAATTCCACAGCTCATCAACTGTGTGAAGCACTCTAACTGGCCTAACACTCAAAGAGGAAACGGTCATATTTCCCTGCCACAGCaatcaaaaaaacaagaaatacaAACTGACCACAAGCTGACTTAATATCTACACATCCTAGTGTTTGACACTGTCCTTCTGTCGACATCTGATTGCTGTCACAAGGCTTCTATGAGCCTCTCTGACACCTGCAGATTACAATTGAGCGGTCTGACACTCGCCGTGACTTGAGGAAGTGCCTTCAGGAAATGCACATCACCAGTCTAGCGGAGTAAACAGTTGTTAAAAGAGGAGGAAGCAATTATTCGTCAGCAATTCAGTGCTA comes from the Epinephelus lanceolatus isolate andai-2023 chromosome 8, ASM4190304v1, whole genome shotgun sequence genome and includes:
- the sst6.1 gene encoding cortistatin, with the translated sequence MQLLVVLAALMGVLFSVRAAAVLPVEDRSSIHVNRELSKERKELILKLVSGLLDGALDTNMLPGEAAPVDLEEPLESRLEERAVYNRLSLPQRDRKAPCKNFFWKTFTSC